The following coding sequences lie in one Chelonia mydas isolate rCheMyd1 chromosome 6, rCheMyd1.pri.v2, whole genome shotgun sequence genomic window:
- the LOC102947954 gene encoding 40S ribosomal protein S10-like, which translates to MLMPKKNRIAIYKLLFKEGVMVAKKDIHMPKHPELEDKNVPNLHVMKAMQSLKSRGYVKEKFAWRHFYWYLTNEGIQYLRDYLHLPPEIVLVTLCCSRPETGRPQLKDLEGERPARLTREEADRDTYRRSTVPLGAD; encoded by the coding sequence ATGTTGATGCCCAAGAAGAACCGGATTGCCATCTACAAACTCCTTTTTAAGGAGGGAGTGATGGTGGCCAAGAAAGACATTCACATGCCTAAACACCCAGAGCTGGAAGACAAGAATGTGCCCAACCTCCATGTCATGAAAGCCATGCAGTCACTGAAATCGCGTGGCTATGTGAAGGAGAAGTTTGCTTGGAGGCACTTTTACTGGTATCTGACCAACGAGGGTATCCAGTATTTGCGTGATTATCTTCATCTACCCCCTGAGATTGTGCTTGTCACCCTGTGCTGTAGCCGCCCTGAGACTGGCAGACCGCAGCTCAAAGATCTGGAAGGTGAACGCCCTGCTCGTCTTACTCGGGAAGAGGCTGACAGAGATACCTACAGACGCAGTACCGTTCCACTTGGTGCTGACTAA